The genomic window GTGGCCTTCCGTTGATTGGTTCTTTCCGTAATTCGTTTATGACAGTCAGGACACATATACGTATGGATAGGTCGATTGCGTAATTTTTTTGCTAATAGTGTTTCATCCTGTAATTGATCAATTTGTTCACATAAAATACATTTAACTCTCAACAGTCACACCTCAAGTAATATTTAAATTAAAGCCATTAATAGTATAGCATGAATATTTTTAAAACACTTTTTTTCCTTTTGTTATTTTTGAAAAAGAACGAGTGATGGTTCAAATTACGATTCA from Oikeobacillus pervagus includes these protein-coding regions:
- a CDS encoding YlaI family protein, with amino-acid sequence MRVKCILCEQIDQLQDETLLAKKLRNRPIHTYMCPDCHKRITERTNQRKATGKFHLYRSKKVEDEF